A part of Jiangella alba genomic DNA contains:
- a CDS encoding metal-dependent hydrolase family protein — MGQQPASLTITNARIFDGSSAELTEGDLHIVDGVIVDPAAAEDGAATTIDARGGTVVPGLIDAHCHAYGIGLDMVGIDSSPLSYVALKAARRLNNALRRGFTTVRDVAGGDPGLASALDEGLVAAPRYFYTGPALSQTGGHGDPRPGDRDLCVGHAHMTEVVDGVDAVRTAVRDRFRRGAHAIKIMTSGGVVSLTDPINRPQYSVDEVRAITDEAARRGSYVAAHAYSPEAIEHSVVNGVRSIEHGNLLDEPTARLMADHGAFLVPTLAAYDAMDRRGDAVGLNPISKAKNREVLDSGKHAIELARAAGVRVGFGTDLMGDLEDDQLVGLRLQVEVLGVLDALRSATSVNAQLLGRDDLGRIGAGAAGDLLLFDGDPFADASLLWNEKGRTVIRAGAVV; from the coding sequence ATGGGCCAGCAGCCGGCCAGCCTGACCATCACGAACGCCCGCATCTTCGACGGCTCCTCGGCCGAGCTGACCGAGGGCGACCTCCACATCGTCGACGGCGTGATCGTGGACCCCGCCGCCGCCGAGGACGGCGCCGCGACGACGATCGACGCGCGGGGCGGGACGGTCGTGCCGGGGCTGATCGACGCGCACTGCCACGCGTACGGCATCGGGCTGGACATGGTCGGCATCGACTCGAGCCCGCTGAGCTACGTCGCGCTCAAGGCGGCGCGGCGGCTGAACAACGCCCTGCGCCGCGGGTTCACCACCGTCCGCGACGTCGCCGGCGGCGATCCCGGTCTGGCCAGTGCGCTGGACGAGGGCCTGGTGGCGGCGCCGCGCTACTTCTACACCGGCCCGGCGCTGTCCCAGACCGGCGGCCACGGCGACCCCCGTCCCGGCGACCGTGACCTGTGCGTCGGGCACGCCCACATGACCGAGGTCGTCGACGGGGTGGACGCGGTGCGCACGGCCGTCCGCGACCGGTTCCGCCGCGGCGCCCACGCCATCAAGATCATGACGTCGGGCGGCGTGGTGTCGCTGACCGACCCCATCAACCGGCCGCAGTACAGCGTCGACGAGGTCCGCGCGATCACCGACGAGGCGGCCCGGCGCGGCTCGTACGTCGCGGCGCACGCGTACTCGCCGGAGGCGATCGAGCACTCCGTCGTCAACGGAGTCCGCTCGATCGAGCACGGCAACCTCCTCGACGAGCCGACCGCCCGGCTGATGGCCGACCACGGCGCGTTCCTCGTGCCGACGCTGGCCGCGTACGACGCCATGGACCGCCGCGGCGACGCGGTCGGGCTGAACCCGATCTCCAAGGCCAAGAACCGCGAGGTGCTCGACTCCGGCAAGCACGCCATCGAACTGGCGCGGGCCGCCGGCGTCCGGGTCGGCTTCGGCACCGACCTGATGGGCGACCTCGAGGACGACCAGCTGGTCGGGCTGCGGCTGCAGGTCGAGGTGCTCGGCGTGCTGGACGCGCTCCGCTCGGCCACGTCGGTCAACGCTCAACTACTCGGCCGCGACGACCTGGGCCGGATCGGCGCCGGCGCCGCCGGCGACCTCCTCCTGTTCGACGGCGACCCGTTCGCCGATGCGTCGCTGCTGTGGAACGAGAAGGGGCGGACGGTCATCCGGGCGGGCGCGGTCGTCTGA
- a CDS encoding helix-turn-helix transcriptional regulator, whose translation MRRGLVDGEGAVLAGGSLPALTRGDVAAALTTSARGVLRLARYEQLSGRERPAHERLTAVLPTLTDAALCRDVEVQQQLGVAFEPAFGAFTLNLDAAPEAGPPPVAGPPPVAGPPPAGGSAATRVRALVAVAFHRLVMDGVEPAGGWTAAPTAADWAEQLSLEEQARIGLLELLERGEPDEILDAIDLLYWVPTLSLAHSLVVEALAVADAARRAAERAGLCAIGPFLDHTTGCSYTTQLRVADAAGLIERALTGFEDSGNWSWWMHARSVQHVLAVMSRERLPDGGATMSELERLLLLGDWREGRRSLGHSVLMEMAIVLTSVGDADGARRIVLADGGIDELVLTNSDRALIAEMLFAAAVADGDDAEAERLRRVVEHMMPSPYVLIVRERMGALRSGVAVQEAPVVEDLGNGFEIFRTRWLLLSDAVRRGRRDAALGALANLDAYASEARVAAVRTRAVQLFRTPVAAAEGLLSTRQLEVATLAAAGRTNREIAAALFLGVRTVEGYVASALRALGLTRREDLATVSLPVSLGAAAGTSAEPVYLTLRQGQVAALIAAGASNVDIGEALGITEKTVDKHIAAIKERTGLGTRTAIAASFHTVLAQPARA comes from the coding sequence GTGAGGCGGGGACTGGTCGACGGCGAGGGCGCCGTGCTCGCGGGCGGGTCGCTGCCGGCGCTCACCCGCGGTGACGTGGCGGCTGCGCTGACGACGTCCGCCCGCGGCGTGCTGCGGCTGGCGCGGTACGAGCAGCTCAGCGGGCGGGAACGGCCGGCGCACGAGCGGCTCACCGCCGTCCTGCCGACGCTCACCGACGCGGCGCTGTGCCGCGACGTCGAGGTGCAGCAGCAGCTCGGGGTGGCGTTCGAGCCGGCGTTCGGCGCGTTCACGCTGAACCTCGATGCGGCGCCCGAGGCCGGGCCGCCGCCCGTGGCCGGGCCGCCGCCCGTGGCCGGGCCGCCGCCCGCGGGCGGGTCCGCCGCGACCCGCGTCCGCGCCCTCGTCGCCGTCGCGTTCCATCGCCTCGTCATGGACGGCGTCGAGCCGGCCGGTGGCTGGACGGCGGCGCCGACGGCCGCGGACTGGGCGGAGCAGTTGTCGCTCGAGGAGCAGGCCCGGATCGGGCTCCTGGAACTGCTGGAGCGTGGCGAGCCGGACGAGATCCTGGACGCGATCGACCTGCTCTACTGGGTGCCGACGCTGTCGCTGGCGCACTCGCTGGTCGTCGAGGCGCTGGCCGTGGCCGACGCCGCCCGGCGCGCGGCGGAGCGGGCCGGGCTCTGCGCGATCGGGCCGTTCCTCGACCACACCACCGGCTGCAGCTACACGACGCAACTGCGGGTGGCCGACGCGGCGGGGCTGATCGAGCGGGCGCTGACCGGCTTCGAGGACTCCGGCAACTGGTCGTGGTGGATGCACGCGCGCTCGGTGCAGCACGTGCTCGCCGTGATGTCGCGCGAGCGGCTGCCCGACGGCGGCGCGACGATGTCCGAGCTGGAGCGGCTGCTGCTGCTCGGCGACTGGCGGGAGGGACGGCGGTCGCTCGGGCACTCGGTGCTGATGGAGATGGCGATCGTCCTGACCAGCGTCGGTGACGCCGATGGCGCCCGGCGGATCGTGCTCGCCGACGGCGGCATCGACGAGCTGGTGCTCACCAACTCCGACCGCGCGCTGATCGCCGAGATGCTCTTCGCGGCGGCCGTGGCCGACGGCGACGACGCCGAGGCGGAGCGGCTGCGTCGCGTCGTCGAGCACATGATGCCGTCGCCGTACGTGCTCATCGTGCGGGAGCGGATGGGAGCGCTGCGGTCCGGCGTCGCCGTCCAGGAGGCGCCGGTCGTCGAGGATCTGGGCAACGGGTTCGAGATCTTCCGGACCCGCTGGCTGCTGCTGTCCGACGCCGTCCGCCGTGGTCGCCGGGACGCGGCGCTCGGCGCCCTCGCCAACCTCGACGCCTACGCCAGCGAGGCGCGCGTCGCCGCCGTCCGGACCCGGGCGGTGCAGTTGTTCCGGACGCCGGTGGCCGCGGCCGAGGGACTGCTGAGCACCCGGCAGCTCGAGGTCGCGACGCTCGCCGCCGCCGGCCGCACCAACCGGGAGATCGCGGCGGCGCTGTTCCTCGGCGTGCGGACGGTCGAGGGGTACGTGGCGAGCGCGCTGCGGGCCCTCGGGCTGACCCGCCGCGAGGACCTGGCGACGGTGTCGCTGCCGGTCTCGCTCGGTGCCGCGGCCGGGACGTCGGCCGAGCCGGTGTACCTGACGTTGCGGCAGGGCCAGGTGGCGGCGCTGATCGCGGCGGGCGCGAGCAACGTGGACATCGGCGAGGCGCTCGGGATCACCGAGAAGACGGTCGACAAGCACATCGCGGCGATCAAGGAACGGACCGGGTTGGGGACGCGGACCGCGATCGCCGCGTCGTTCCACACCGTCCTGGCCCAGCCGGCCCGGGCCTGA
- a CDS encoding NAD(P)H-binding protein: protein MTILLTGATGKVGRRVAARLDDLRVPFRPASRTSATPFDWTDETSWPAALDGVRSAFVVPYDAAPVTRPFVDVAIKSGVERIVLLSGRGVDVPDYLPPHLMEGNAHIDGEAALRPAAVEWTILRPGWFAQNFSEGFFRDSVLAGELRLPAGDGAASYVDADDIAAVAVAALTEDRHVGQTYELSGPRAVTMAEAAAEIAAASGRDVRYTHVDHDDLVRELVNDGWPAADADEYVSLIGPIRRGIDAHLSDGVERALGRPPRDFRDVVREAAAAGAWS, encoded by the coding sequence ATGACGATTCTCCTCACCGGCGCCACCGGCAAGGTCGGCCGCCGGGTCGCCGCTCGCCTCGACGACCTCCGGGTGCCGTTCCGCCCGGCCAGCCGCACCAGCGCGACGCCGTTCGACTGGACCGACGAGACCAGCTGGCCGGCCGCGCTGGACGGCGTGCGCTCGGCGTTCGTGGTCCCGTACGACGCCGCTCCGGTCACGCGGCCTTTCGTCGATGTCGCGATCAAGAGCGGGGTGGAGCGGATCGTGCTGCTCTCCGGCCGCGGCGTCGACGTGCCCGACTATCTGCCGCCGCACCTGATGGAAGGCAATGCGCACATCGACGGCGAGGCGGCGCTGCGCCCGGCCGCGGTCGAGTGGACGATCCTGCGGCCGGGCTGGTTCGCCCAGAACTTCAGCGAGGGCTTCTTCCGCGACTCGGTGCTGGCCGGTGAGCTGCGGCTGCCCGCCGGCGACGGCGCCGCGAGCTACGTCGACGCCGATGACATCGCGGCGGTCGCTGTGGCAGCGCTGACCGAGGACCGCCACGTCGGGCAGACGTACGAGCTGTCCGGCCCGCGCGCGGTCACGATGGCCGAGGCGGCCGCCGAGATCGCGGCGGCGTCTGGCCGCGACGTCCGCTACACCCACGTCGACCATGACGACCTCGTCCGCGAGTTGGTGAACGACGGCTGGCCCGCCGCCGACGCCGACGAGTACGTGAGCCTCATCGGCCCGATCCGCCGCGGCATCGACGCCCACCTGTCCGACGGAGTGGAACGCGCCCTCGGCCGCCCGCCGCGCGACTTCCGCGACGTCGTGCGGGAGGCCGCAGCGGCCGGGGCGTGGTCCTGA
- a CDS encoding AraC family transcriptional regulator, giving the protein MDHLTDLLDDVRASGALIGRTVLDSRWSVRFATGAELTLLAVLDGTAWLHPLDGDPVRVGTGDIAVVRGPEPFTVAAGPDARPDDAIALADYCARSAQAGAVGRTCDPGAAGETVVLTGTYDGATGISERLLDALPRVLVIAEDDCVCPMLDLVADEIAADRPGQQVVLDRLLDLMLVSTLRGWFERPQASAPHWYSPLDDSTVSQALRRLHDDPGHGWTVGSLAAATGVSRALLARDFTARVGESPMSYLAGWRLSIAADLLRETDATVESIARQVGYGSAFALSAAFKRRRGLTPSQHRAIARPAPEPTRRARNAAG; this is encoded by the coding sequence ATGGATCACCTGACCGACCTGCTCGACGACGTGCGGGCGAGCGGCGCGCTGATCGGGCGGACGGTGCTCGACTCGCGCTGGTCGGTGCGGTTCGCAACAGGCGCCGAGCTGACGTTGCTCGCCGTTCTCGACGGGACCGCCTGGCTGCACCCGCTCGACGGCGACCCCGTGCGGGTCGGCACCGGCGACATCGCCGTCGTCCGCGGGCCCGAGCCGTTCACCGTCGCCGCCGGTCCCGACGCCCGCCCCGACGACGCCATCGCGCTGGCCGACTACTGCGCCAGGAGCGCGCAAGCCGGCGCCGTGGGGCGCACCTGCGACCCGGGCGCCGCCGGCGAAACGGTCGTGCTGACCGGGACGTACGACGGCGCCACCGGCATCAGCGAGCGGTTGCTCGACGCGCTGCCACGGGTGCTGGTGATCGCCGAGGACGACTGTGTGTGTCCGATGCTCGACCTCGTGGCCGACGAGATCGCCGCGGACCGGCCGGGCCAGCAGGTCGTGCTCGACCGGCTGCTCGACCTCATGCTGGTCTCGACGCTCCGCGGCTGGTTCGAGCGGCCACAGGCATCGGCGCCGCACTGGTACTCGCCGCTGGACGATTCGACGGTCAGCCAGGCACTCCGCCGCCTCCACGACGATCCCGGTCACGGGTGGACGGTCGGCTCGCTCGCCGCCGCGACGGGGGTGTCCCGGGCGCTGCTGGCCCGCGACTTCACCGCCCGCGTAGGCGAGTCGCCGATGAGCTACCTCGCCGGCTGGCGCCTGTCGATCGCCGCCGACCTGCTGCGCGAGACTGATGCGACGGTCGAGAGCATCGCCCGGCAGGTCGGGTACGGGAGCGCGTTCGCGCTCAGCGCCGCGTTCAAGCGACGCCGCGGGCTGACGCCGTCGCAGCATCGAGCGATCGCCCGCCCGGCTCCCGAACCGACCCGCCGCGCGCGCAACGCCGCCGGCTGA
- a CDS encoding PP2C family protein-serine/threonine phosphatase translates to MPLTLRYAARSDVGLVREGNEDSGYAGPYLLAVADGMGGHAAGEVASRAAIDELVNADQLPDGDPIDVLSAAVSAANGRIDDMARADPSRAGMGTTSTALLWNGVQLALGHIGDSRAYLLRDGSLTQITRDHTFVQSLVDDGRITPEDAREHPARSVVTKVLQGLSPIHPDYSIIDVQAGDRLLICSDGLSDVVTDQEIEAALARAHTVDDAAGQLVAMALDSGAPDNVTAVVGEIVEADGTDTATESYVVGSAAESLEDAQPSESPHDAETMRYAPRARRRRRRRWLRPAIAVAAVMAVGWAGLTFANGWVRDQYYVGVSNGQVAIYQGVRHELGPVHLSELYAVPGGLPLDALPTVYRHEVGATIAASDLSDAEQVIDTLRLRACRAHQREASETTETDNGDGDEWLGDEVGFPGLLCAG, encoded by the coding sequence ATGCCGCTGACGCTGCGCTATGCCGCGCGTTCCGACGTCGGCCTGGTCCGGGAGGGCAACGAGGATTCCGGCTACGCCGGCCCGTACCTTCTGGCCGTCGCCGACGGTATGGGCGGCCACGCAGCGGGTGAGGTCGCCAGCCGGGCGGCCATCGACGAACTCGTCAACGCCGATCAGCTGCCCGATGGCGACCCGATCGACGTCCTGTCGGCCGCCGTCAGCGCCGCGAACGGCCGCATCGACGACATGGCGCGCGCCGATCCGTCCCGCGCCGGCATGGGCACGACGTCGACGGCGCTGCTGTGGAACGGCGTGCAGCTGGCGCTCGGGCACATCGGCGACTCCCGCGCTTACCTGCTACGCGACGGGTCGCTGACGCAGATCACCCGCGACCACACGTTCGTCCAGTCGCTGGTCGACGACGGCCGGATCACGCCCGAGGACGCCCGCGAGCATCCCGCGCGCTCCGTCGTGACGAAGGTGCTGCAAGGGCTGTCGCCGATCCACCCGGATTACTCGATCATCGACGTGCAGGCCGGCGATCGGCTCCTGATCTGCAGCGACGGCCTTTCCGACGTCGTCACCGACCAGGAGATCGAGGCGGCGCTGGCCCGCGCCCACACCGTCGACGACGCGGCCGGCCAGCTCGTCGCGATGGCCCTCGACTCCGGCGCGCCCGACAACGTCACCGCGGTCGTCGGCGAGATCGTCGAGGCCGACGGCACGGACACGGCGACCGAGTCGTACGTCGTCGGATCCGCCGCCGAGAGCCTCGAGGACGCCCAGCCGTCTGAGTCGCCGCACGATGCCGAGACCATGCGCTACGCGCCCCGTGCCCGACGGCGCCGGCGGCGGCGCTGGCTGCGGCCGGCCATCGCGGTCGCCGCGGTGATGGCGGTCGGCTGGGCCGGCCTGACGTTCGCCAACGGCTGGGTCCGCGACCAGTACTACGTCGGCGTCAGCAACGGTCAGGTGGCGATCTACCAGGGCGTCCGGCACGAGCTCGGCCCCGTGCACCTGTCTGAGCTGTACGCGGTGCCCGGCGGCCTGCCACTCGACGCGTTGCCGACGGTGTATCGCCACGAGGTCGGCGCGACCATCGCCGCCAGCGACCTCTCCGACGCCGAGCAGGTGATCGACACGCTGCGGCTGCGCGCCTGCCGGGCGCACCAGCGCGAGGCCTCCGAGACCACCGAGACCGACAACGGCGACGGCGACGAATGGCTCGGCGACGAGGTCGGCTTCCCCGGGCTGCTCTGCGCCGGGTAG
- a CDS encoding zinc-binding dehydrogenase has protein sequence MHAIRLHEFGPAENLRYEEVPDPVPAAGQLRVAVEASGVHLIDTTLRSGQGGGGPLPLPALPAIPGREVAGAVDSVGDGVDPAWVGRRVVAHLGQASAGYARLAVVAAESAHVLPDGLGADAAVAMIGTGRTTVGVLDRAFLTSDDVVLVTAAAGGVGSLLVQAGRNAGAVVVGAAGGPAKVRQVRDLGATHAVDYTDPAWPDHVRAALGPLAPTLLLDGVGGPLGLAAMDLLGAGGRLVMFGWSSGEILPFASSDLVERALTASWPISRHQVGRPGFLRGLETRALAEAAAGRLVPLVHRFPLERAADAHSALESRQTTGKVVLV, from the coding sequence ATGCACGCGATCCGTCTGCACGAGTTCGGCCCGGCCGAGAACCTGCGCTACGAGGAGGTGCCCGATCCGGTGCCGGCGGCCGGCCAGCTGCGCGTCGCCGTCGAGGCCAGCGGCGTGCACCTGATCGACACGACGCTGCGCTCGGGTCAGGGCGGCGGCGGTCCGCTGCCGTTGCCGGCGCTGCCGGCGATCCCCGGCCGTGAGGTCGCCGGCGCCGTGGACTCCGTGGGCGACGGCGTCGACCCGGCGTGGGTGGGCCGGCGGGTCGTGGCGCACCTCGGTCAGGCCAGCGCCGGGTACGCGCGGCTGGCGGTCGTGGCGGCCGAGTCGGCGCACGTGCTGCCGGACGGGCTCGGCGCCGACGCCGCGGTGGCGATGATCGGGACCGGGCGGACGACGGTCGGTGTCCTGGACCGCGCCTTCCTGACCAGCGATGACGTGGTTCTGGTCACGGCCGCGGCGGGTGGGGTGGGCAGCCTCCTCGTCCAGGCGGGGCGCAACGCCGGCGCCGTCGTCGTCGGGGCGGCCGGGGGTCCGGCGAAGGTGCGGCAGGTCCGCGACCTCGGCGCCACGCACGCCGTCGACTACACCGATCCGGCCTGGCCGGACCACGTCCGCGCCGCCCTCGGCCCGCTCGCCCCGACCCTGCTCCTCGACGGCGTCGGCGGCCCGCTCGGACTCGCGGCCATGGACCTCCTCGGCGCCGGCGGACGGCTCGTCATGTTCGGGTGGTCGTCCGGAGAGATCCTCCCCTTCGCCTCCTCCGACCTCGTCGAGCGTGCCCTGACGGCGTCGTGGCCGATCAGCCGGCACCAGGTCGGGCGGCCCGGATTCCTGCGCGGACTGGAGACGCGGGCGCTCGCCGAAGCCGCCGCCGGCCGGCTGGTCCCGTTGGTGCACCGGTTCCCGCTCGAACGCGCCGCCGACGCCCACTCCGCCCTCGAGTCCCGGCAGACGACGGGCAAGGTCGTGCTCGTCTGA
- the soxR gene encoding redox-sensitive transcriptional activator SoxR → MDTVAWNKSELTVGELSQRSGVAVSALHFYERQGLITSRRTSGNQRRYKRAVLRRVALIRIAQRVGIPLAEINHALACLPDGRTPNQKDWAELSSQWQADLDARIRRLQQLRDDFTDCIGCGCLSLRNCRLANMHDELGEHGPGPRRLIEDDDGVCCD, encoded by the coding sequence GTGGACACCGTCGCGTGGAACAAGTCCGAGCTGACCGTCGGCGAGCTGTCCCAACGCAGCGGCGTCGCGGTGTCGGCGCTGCACTTCTACGAGCGGCAGGGCCTGATCACGTCCCGGCGCACCTCGGGCAACCAGCGACGATACAAGCGTGCGGTGCTGCGACGGGTCGCGCTGATCCGCATCGCCCAGCGAGTCGGTATCCCGCTCGCCGAGATCAACCACGCGTTGGCCTGCCTGCCCGACGGCCGCACGCCCAATCAGAAGGACTGGGCGGAGCTGTCCTCACAGTGGCAGGCCGACCTCGACGCACGCATCCGGCGGCTGCAGCAACTGCGCGACGACTTCACCGACTGCATCGGCTGCGGCTGCCTGTCGCTGCGCAACTGCAGGCTGGCGAACATGCACGACGAGCTGGGGGAGCACGGTCCGGGACCGCGGCGGCTGATCGAGGACGACGACGGGGTCTGCTGCGACTGA
- a CDS encoding alpha-mannosidase has product MSTDDFRPPAMRRRTLHMVGNAHLDPVWLWPWQEGYQEARATFWSAIQRMDEYPDFVFTCDQIVLLAWVEEQDPELFERIRERVAEGRWVMTGGWWVEPDCNVPGGESFVRQGLYGQRYLHEKFGVIATVGMNADPFGHNAMLPAVLRGQRMDSYTFLRPGPHESDLDGTAFWWEAPDGSRVLAYRIPFEYCSPPGDVAHQTEKSLGQLDRSLGDVMIFYGVGNHGGGPTKANIESIHRHDQRGSYGRMIMSSPRRYFDELIARGRASGLRVWRDDLQHHASGCYSAHSGIKQWVRRAQAALLSAERWAAVGSVVHGDAYPRDELGHAWKQLLFNQFHDTLPGSAIEPAYDDARDQLGEAVAIAKRIITRVHNRIARDVAVPFEDGTQPVLVFNPHPWPVSTDIELQYGVQPTGVHVVDADGGLVPSQRTQSVATTNDKGRGAVVFRADLPPLGYRLYRLLPRTAGSLTWADGAAPGTLSASETVLENDLLRAELDPSTGWLSSLLDKRTGVDLVAGAAGEHTQVSEDPTDTWGHGVVTYAWPGEAMKTTRIVLRESGPERARLRVERSWGRSTMTEEFILRQGADELEVRVTIDWREQAHLLKLRFPVALADPEATYEIPFATLRRPVDGAEEPGQSWVDLSSGGAGLAVVNNAKHGYDVSPASAGASPSIGITAVRSPVYSWHDPRLLDPDGFYSFQDQGVQRFTYLLVPHAGDWRAASLTRRAAVLGSAPRAMLESSHDGSLPATGSFAADDGPVLITAVKGGENGDPAAPDLIVRAVETTGTAVTAARLALPLVERVVEADFGPYQLRTFRVPRDPAAPVVGVDLLEWPVDAEVPGSPSDDD; this is encoded by the coding sequence ATGAGCACCGACGACTTCCGGCCGCCGGCCATGCGCCGGCGCACGCTGCACATGGTGGGCAACGCACACCTCGACCCGGTGTGGCTGTGGCCGTGGCAGGAGGGCTACCAGGAGGCACGGGCGACGTTCTGGTCGGCGATCCAGCGCATGGACGAGTATCCGGACTTCGTCTTCACCTGCGATCAGATCGTGCTGCTGGCGTGGGTCGAGGAGCAGGATCCGGAGCTGTTCGAGCGCATCCGTGAGCGGGTCGCCGAGGGCCGCTGGGTCATGACGGGCGGCTGGTGGGTCGAGCCCGACTGCAACGTGCCCGGCGGCGAGTCGTTCGTCCGCCAGGGCCTGTACGGGCAGCGCTATCTGCACGAGAAGTTCGGCGTCATCGCGACCGTCGGCATGAACGCGGACCCGTTCGGGCACAACGCCATGCTGCCTGCCGTCCTGCGCGGCCAGCGGATGGACTCCTACACGTTCCTGCGCCCCGGCCCGCACGAGAGCGACCTCGACGGGACGGCGTTCTGGTGGGAGGCGCCGGACGGCAGCCGCGTGCTGGCGTACCGCATCCCGTTCGAGTACTGCAGCCCGCCGGGCGACGTCGCGCACCAGACGGAGAAGTCGCTGGGCCAGCTGGACCGCTCGCTCGGCGATGTCATGATCTTCTACGGCGTCGGCAACCACGGCGGCGGACCGACGAAGGCCAACATCGAGTCCATCCACCGCCACGACCAGCGGGGTTCGTACGGAAGGATGATCATGTCGTCGCCGCGCCGCTACTTCGACGAGCTGATCGCCCGCGGCAGGGCCTCCGGGCTGCGGGTCTGGCGCGACGACCTGCAGCATCACGCGTCCGGCTGCTATTCGGCGCACTCCGGCATCAAGCAGTGGGTGCGACGGGCCCAGGCGGCGCTGCTGTCGGCGGAGCGCTGGGCCGCCGTCGGCTCCGTCGTGCACGGCGACGCCTACCCGCGCGACGAGCTGGGGCACGCGTGGAAGCAGCTCCTGTTCAACCAGTTCCACGACACCCTGCCCGGATCCGCGATCGAGCCGGCCTACGACGACGCTCGTGACCAGCTCGGCGAGGCGGTCGCCATCGCGAAGCGGATCATCACCCGCGTCCACAACCGCATCGCCCGCGACGTCGCCGTCCCGTTCGAGGACGGCACCCAGCCGGTGCTCGTCTTCAACCCGCACCCGTGGCCGGTCTCGACCGACATCGAGCTGCAGTACGGCGTGCAGCCGACCGGCGTGCACGTGGTCGACGCGGACGGCGGGCTGGTGCCGTCGCAGCGAACCCAGTCCGTGGCGACGACGAACGACAAGGGCCGCGGCGCCGTCGTGTTCCGGGCCGACCTGCCGCCGCTGGGCTATCGCCTGTATCGGCTGCTTCCCAGGACCGCCGGCAGCCTGACGTGGGCCGATGGCGCCGCGCCGGGCACGCTGAGCGCATCCGAGACGGTCCTCGAGAACGACCTGCTGCGCGCCGAGCTGGACCCGTCCACCGGCTGGCTGTCGAGCCTGCTCGACAAGCGCACGGGGGTCGACCTCGTCGCCGGCGCCGCGGGCGAGCACACCCAGGTCAGCGAGGACCCGACGGACACCTGGGGTCACGGCGTCGTGACCTACGCGTGGCCGGGCGAGGCGATGAAGACGACCCGCATCGTGCTGCGCGAGAGCGGTCCGGAGCGGGCCCGGCTGCGGGTGGAGCGGTCGTGGGGCCGGTCCACCATGACCGAGGAGTTCATCCTCCGTCAGGGTGCCGACGAGCTCGAGGTGCGGGTCACGATCGACTGGCGCGAGCAGGCGCACCTGCTCAAGCTGCGGTTCCCGGTCGCGCTGGCCGACCCGGAGGCGACCTACGAGATCCCGTTCGCGACGCTGCGGCGGCCGGTCGACGGCGCCGAGGAGCCCGGGCAGTCGTGGGTCGACCTCAGCTCGGGCGGGGCGGGGCTCGCCGTGGTGAACAACGCCAAGCACGGCTACGACGTGTCACCGGCGTCGGCCGGGGCGTCGCCGTCCATCGGCATCACGGCGGTCCGCAGCCCGGTCTACTCGTGGCACGACCCGCGGCTGCTCGACCCCGACGGCTTCTACTCGTTCCAGGACCAGGGCGTGCAGCGGTTCACGTACCTGCTGGTCCCGCACGCCGGCGACTGGCGGGCCGCGAGCCTCACCCGGCGGGCGGCGGTGCTCGGCTCGGCGCCGCGGGCGATGCTGGAGAGCTCGCACGACGGCTCGCTGCCCGCCACCGGGAGCTTTGCGGCCGACGACGGACCGGTGCTGATCACCGCGGTCAAGGGCGGCGAGAACGGCGACCCGGCCGCGCCCGACCTCATCGTCCGCGCCGTCGAGACGACGGGGACGGCGGTGACGGCCGCGCGGCTGGCGCTGCCGCTGGTCGAACGGGTCGTCGAGGCGGACTTCGGGCCGTACCAACTGCGGACGTTCCGGGTCCCGCGCGATCCCGCCGCGCCGGTCGTCGGCGTCGACCTGCTCGAGTGGCCGGTCGACGCCGAGGTTCCCGGTTCGCCGTCCGATGACGACTGA
- a CDS encoding D-sedoheptulose-7-phosphate isomerase: protein MPDQLERHLADHVVAAEAMRALLPGIRDVADLICRAFAAGGVLYTFGNGGSAADAQHFTGELIGHYDRDRRPLPAVTLTTDPTVMTCIANDYTYADTVARQIEALARPGDVVAAFTTSGRSPNVVAGLEAARKNGATTVLFGGGDGGPARAYADHVLLAPSTQTPRIQEMHTLALHLISEIADAWAAGTESAPEEPTA, encoded by the coding sequence ATGCCTGACCAGCTCGAACGGCACCTCGCCGATCACGTCGTCGCCGCCGAGGCCATGCGCGCCCTGCTCCCCGGCATCCGCGACGTCGCCGATCTCATCTGCCGCGCCTTCGCCGCCGGCGGAGTCCTCTACACGTTCGGCAACGGCGGGAGTGCGGCCGACGCCCAGCACTTCACCGGCGAGCTGATCGGTCACTACGACCGCGACCGCCGGCCGCTGCCGGCCGTCACGCTCACCACCGACCCCACCGTCATGACCTGCATCGCCAACGACTACACCTACGCCGACACCGTCGCCCGCCAGATCGAGGCGCTGGCCCGCCCGGGCGACGTCGTCGCGGCGTTCACCACCAGCGGCCGGTCACCGAACGTCGTCGCCGGGCTGGAGGCCGCCCGCAAGAACGGCGCCACTACGGTGCTGTTCGGCGGCGGTGACGGCGGACCCGCCCGCGCGTACGCCGACCACGTCCTGCTGGCGCCGTCCACCCAGACGCCGCGCATCCAGGAGATGCACACGCTCGCCCTGCACCTGATCAGCGAGATCGCCGACGCCTGGGCCGCCGGCACCGAGAGCGCACCGGAGGAGCCGACCGCATGA